One segment of Fibrobacter sp. UWB10 DNA contains the following:
- a CDS encoding glycoside hydrolase family 9 protein translates to MKTKRAFFGKFLVASATVSLSAAGAVAGPLVNQLGFAPNAEKTVVYPGSDANGLEVRDLKGKTVLKLKAPMVYDWEYSGEEVQTFDISALKTPGTYRLFRGGEYVGTPIVVGKNVYNDLVKASLKWFYYQRASMPLEPQYAGKWARAAGHKDDKVIIYGSDKVTGGKGNGKTIKSDRGWYDAGDYGKYIVNSGITVFTLLQAYENFPKYLDSLTWNIPREFAKYPEILEEVRYNLDWMLSMQDKDGAVYHKVTTLKFGGSVLPEKDDAPRYAILKNVTATLDFAAVMAQASVVYKNVDKAYSDKMLKAAESAYAWAKMHPQQFYKQPADVQTGNYMHDGEDGKDEFRWAAAELFRATKKPYYQEDLKNNLFTPDGAWWGNVNMLAAFRVALDSADFDKDVVAAAKKTVLNEANNLRAVGDTSAYRLPAFPWSWNWGSNSAMANNGMVLVHAYLLTGDKSYLDGAQQCLDYLLGKNPQDITYVTGFGYRSPRNPHHRPSESDMVDDPVPGMLVGGPHLGKQDINLDGKENWKCPNYAAADKPALAYIDDRCSYATNEVAINWNAPLAYLAAALEAIYNK, encoded by the coding sequence ATGAAAACAAAAAGAGCTTTTTTCGGGAAATTCCTTGTTGCTTCGGCAACTGTTTCATTGTCGGCAGCAGGCGCTGTGGCAGGCCCCCTTGTAAACCAGCTGGGTTTTGCCCCCAATGCCGAAAAGACGGTCGTTTACCCCGGTAGCGATGCCAACGGGCTCGAAGTCCGCGACCTCAAGGGTAAAACGGTTCTGAAGCTGAAGGCCCCCATGGTCTATGATTGGGAATACAGTGGCGAAGAAGTTCAGACTTTCGATATTTCTGCTTTGAAAACTCCGGGAACTTATCGCTTGTTCCGCGGCGGTGAATATGTAGGCACCCCGATTGTCGTGGGCAAGAATGTCTATAACGATTTGGTGAAGGCTAGCCTCAAGTGGTTCTACTACCAGCGTGCCAGTATGCCGCTCGAACCGCAGTATGCGGGCAAGTGGGCTCGCGCCGCAGGCCATAAAGATGACAAGGTCATTATTTATGGTTCTGACAAGGTGACTGGCGGCAAGGGCAATGGAAAGACTATCAAGTCCGATCGCGGCTGGTACGATGCCGGTGACTATGGCAAGTACATTGTGAATTCGGGCATTACCGTGTTCACGCTGTTGCAGGCTTATGAAAACTTCCCGAAGTATTTGGATTCGCTGACATGGAATATTCCGCGCGAATTTGCAAAGTATCCTGAAATTCTTGAAGAAGTGCGTTACAACTTGGATTGGATGCTTTCCATGCAAGACAAGGATGGCGCCGTTTATCACAAGGTGACGACTCTCAAGTTCGGTGGTAGCGTGCTCCCTGAAAAGGATGACGCTCCGCGTTACGCCATTCTCAAGAATGTAACGGCAACGCTTGACTTTGCTGCTGTAATGGCGCAGGCAAGTGTCGTTTACAAGAATGTGGACAAGGCTTATTCCGATAAGATGCTCAAGGCCGCCGAAAGCGCTTATGCTTGGGCCAAGATGCACCCGCAGCAGTTCTACAAGCAGCCTGCTGACGTGCAGACGGGTAACTACATGCATGACGGCGAAGACGGTAAGGATGAATTCCGTTGGGCTGCTGCAGAACTTTTCCGCGCGACCAAGAAGCCCTATTATCAGGAAGATCTCAAGAACAACCTCTTCACGCCCGATGGCGCTTGGTGGGGCAACGTGAATATGCTTGCCGCCTTCCGCGTGGCTCTTGACTCTGCCGACTTCGATAAGGATGTGGTGGCCGCTGCCAAGAAGACTGTGCTTAACGAAGCGAATAACCTCCGTGCTGTGGGCGACACGAGTGCCTACCGCCTGCCTGCATTCCCATGGAGCTGGAACTGGGGTAGCAATAGTGCCATGGCAAATAACGGCATGGTGCTGGTTCACGCTTATTTGCTCACCGGTGACAAGAGCTATTTGGATGGCGCACAACAGTGCCTCGACTATTTGCTCGGCAAGAACCCGCAGGACATTACCTACGTGACCGGTTTCGGTTACAGGAGCCCGCGCAATCCGCACCACCGCCCGAGCGAATCGGATATGGTGGACGATCCGGTGCCGGGAATGCTTGTGGGTGGTCCGCACCTCGGCAAGCAGGACATTAACCTGGACGGCAAGGAAAATTGGAAATGCCCGAATTATGCTGCTGCCGACAAGCCGGCCCTTGCTTATATTGATGACCGCTGCAGCTATGCGACCAATGAAGTGGCCATCAACTGGAACGCACCCCTCGCTTACCTTGCAGCCGCTCTCGAAGCGATTTATAACAAGTAG
- a CDS encoding N-acetylmuramoyl-L-alanine amidase produces MRPESIQKKEDDFFKDLTNSAGVKYKLTTTTDIGNGVKIYSIRPNYNSYYYKTKTVKKSICLHFTVGYIKSDVTALSTKDNFVSVSYLVDRSGRIYEMFPDAEWSYHLGSGAIGGNGSMSKQSIGIEISNYGQLKLSGENLVDAYGSVYCNVSENQFYDKQNYRGYDYFASMTDVQIDAVSALIKYLGRTHDIPMNFKSDDAPFANNAEAISFKGVFYHTNVRKDKFDWPFTPSLKAIIAKCSSSNPPQTEAKADATKVETTTPETPKTDAPKPQTPASENTSSAETPAAVKPAAKPAVKVVPRMAPAKKSKSLFESVISLIIQLFVNKKH; encoded by the coding sequence ATGAGGCCGGAAAGCATCCAGAAAAAAGAAGATGATTTCTTTAAAGACCTGACAAATTCGGCTGGGGTCAAGTACAAGTTGACCACGACAACTGATATCGGGAACGGCGTCAAGATTTATTCAATTCGTCCGAATTACAATTCCTATTACTACAAGACCAAGACTGTCAAGAAAAGCATTTGCCTGCACTTTACCGTAGGCTATATCAAGTCCGATGTGACCGCTCTTTCAACCAAGGACAATTTTGTGTCTGTTTCGTACTTGGTTGACCGCTCGGGCCGTATTTATGAGATGTTCCCTGATGCCGAATGGAGCTACCATTTAGGAAGTGGCGCCATTGGCGGTAACGGCAGCATGTCAAAGCAGTCTATTGGTATCGAAATTTCAAACTACGGCCAATTAAAACTTTCTGGTGAAAATCTTGTCGATGCCTACGGCAGTGTTTACTGCAATGTGTCTGAAAACCAATTTTACGACAAACAGAATTACAGGGGCTACGATTATTTCGCCTCTATGACGGATGTCCAGATAGATGCAGTTTCCGCTTTAATCAAGTACCTTGGTCGAACTCATGATATTCCGATGAATTTCAAGAGCGATGACGCCCCGTTTGCAAATAATGCAGAGGCTATCTCTTTTAAGGGAGTGTTCTACCATACGAACGTGCGCAAGGACAAGTTTGACTGGCCGTTTACGCCGTCGCTCAAGGCCATAATTGCAAAGTGTTCTAGCTCGAATCCGCCCCAGACCGAAGCGAAGGCCGACGCAACTAAGGTCGAAACGACTACGCCCGAAACTCCGAAAACAGATGCGCCAAAGCCGCAAACCCCTGCATCCGAAAATACATCTTCGGCGGAGACTCCTGCGGCAGTGAAACCTGCAGCAAAGCCTGCGGTCAAGGTGGTTCCTAGAATGGCGCCTGCCAAAAAATCTAAATCGCTTTTTGAAAGCGTTATTTCCCTGATTATTCAATTGTTCGTCAACAAGAAGCATTAA
- a CDS encoding ABC transporter ATP-binding protein, whose translation MSENVFEVENLGLYYLGRFGDKTHAVTDVSFSMKKGEILGIAGESGCGKSTLVSGLMGMCIPPLYPEKGDVRVRVGDHMESLMHRKLEDVRANVLAQQVSMIPQGAFNALNPVRKIKDIAADVIAAHQQPGKKLDSKEIYDRLCERFDLFGMDTKRVLNSYPIQLTAGERQRSVIGISTLLNPQMVIADEPTSALDVSTQKEVIKMIFDLLDKGIFSTMIFITHELPLLYHVADNIAIMYAGEIVEYGTADQVVKDPRHPYTQALMGAMLSTEASQRTRHPVAIEGAPPSLKNKIVGCRFAPRCKKACPDCKKNTQNIRIVGDRQVRCDYAV comes from the coding sequence ATGTCTGAAAATGTATTTGAAGTAGAAAATCTCGGCCTCTATTACCTTGGCCGTTTCGGCGACAAGACTCATGCCGTGACGGATGTGTCCTTCTCCATGAAGAAGGGTGAAATCCTTGGTATCGCAGGTGAATCTGGTTGCGGTAAGTCCACCTTGGTGTCTGGCCTTATGGGCATGTGCATTCCGCCGCTTTATCCTGAAAAGGGTGACGTGCGTGTGCGCGTGGGCGACCACATGGAATCCCTGATGCACCGCAAGCTCGAAGACGTGCGCGCCAACGTTTTGGCTCAGCAGGTTTCCATGATCCCGCAGGGTGCATTCAACGCCCTGAACCCGGTTCGTAAAATCAAGGACATCGCAGCCGACGTGATCGCCGCTCACCAGCAGCCGGGCAAGAAACTCGACAGCAAGGAAATCTACGACCGTCTTTGCGAACGTTTCGACTTGTTCGGTATGGACACCAAGCGCGTGCTGAACTCTTATCCGATTCAGCTCACCGCCGGTGAACGCCAGCGTTCCGTGATTGGTATTTCTACGCTTCTCAACCCGCAGATGGTGATTGCTGACGAACCGACTTCCGCTCTGGACGTTTCTACCCAGAAGGAAGTGATCAAGATGATTTTTGATCTTCTTGACAAGGGCATCTTCTCTACCATGATCTTCATTACCCACGAACTTCCGCTTCTGTACCATGTGGCTGACAATATCGCCATCATGTACGCCGGCGAAATCGTGGAATACGGTACGGCTGACCAGGTTGTTAAGGACCCGCGTCACCCCTATACGCAGGCTTTGATGGGCGCTATGCTTTCTACCGAAGCTTCTCAGCGTACCCGTCATCCGGTGGCTATCGAAGGTGCTCCTCCGAGCCTCAAGAACAAGATCGTGGGTTGCCGCTTTGCACCCCGTTGCAAGAAGGCATGCCCCGACTGCAAGAAGAATACCCAGAACATCCGCATTGTAGGCGACCGTCAAGTGAGGTGCGATTATGCTGTCTGA
- the rpe gene encoding ribulose-phosphate 3-epimerase translates to MLKQIIAPSVLNANFLELGNGLKAIENGGAGLVHLDIMDGHFVPNISFGPGISACVGKGTKLPLDCHLMIENPENYVGEFAKAGASLISVHAETTNHLDRLLHQIKELGVKPAVAINPATPLESIKYVLDIVDMVLVMSVNPGFGGQSLIPYCLDKIRELRQIKPELDIQIDGGVKLDNILACKEAGANVFVVGSAIFGKPDPEAVCREFVKLVNG, encoded by the coding sequence ATGCTCAAGCAAATTATCGCCCCTAGCGTTTTAAACGCAAACTTCCTCGAACTCGGCAACGGTCTTAAGGCTATCGAAAACGGTGGCGCAGGCCTTGTTCACCTCGACATCATGGACGGACACTTTGTCCCAAATATCAGCTTCGGCCCGGGAATTTCTGCCTGCGTGGGCAAGGGCACTAAGCTCCCGCTCGATTGCCACCTGATGATTGAAAATCCTGAAAACTACGTGGGTGAATTTGCAAAGGCCGGCGCAAGCCTCATCAGCGTGCATGCAGAAACCACGAATCACCTCGACCGCCTGCTGCACCAGATTAAGGAACTCGGTGTCAAGCCCGCAGTGGCCATTAATCCGGCAACTCCGCTCGAAAGCATCAAGTACGTGCTCGATATCGTAGACATGGTTTTGGTGATGTCAGTGAACCCGGGATTCGGCGGCCAGAGCCTGATTCCTTACTGCCTCGACAAGATTCGCGAACTTCGCCAGATTAAGCCGGAACTCGACATCCAAATTGATGGCGGCGTGAAGCTCGATAACATTCTCGCCTGCAAGGAAGCCGGAGCAAACGTGTTCGTGGTCGGTTCCGCGATTTTCGGCAAGCCCGATCCTGAAGCCGTTTGCCGCGAGTTCGTGAAGCTCGTTAACGGCTAG
- a CDS encoding ABC transporter permease, with translation MLKLLRNLLKSPMFVIGISIFVLTLLIALFGPLFYSVDTHARDILAGPYAGSSSEHLLGTDHLGRDYVSLLIAGLRSSLYVGFVAGIIATTIGVLIGLFGGFRGGWIDEVLNMFTNLFIVIPQFVILVLISSAVKDGRSLTLIGLIIGLTAWSWSARAVRAQASSLRSRDHIALARINGASTLTIVIKHVLPYLLSYVFMVFIMQVGSGILSEASISMIGLGPVDTTSLGIILNQAKDNGALADSIWIAFIPATLVVTLTVFALYLINTSMEGVFNPRLRK, from the coding sequence ATGTTGAAACTCTTAAGAAACCTTCTCAAGTCCCCGATGTTCGTCATCGGTATCTCGATCTTCGTGCTCACGCTCCTGATCGCGCTTTTTGGACCTCTCTTCTACAGTGTCGATACTCACGCCCGTGACATTCTCGCTGGTCCGTATGCAGGTTCTTCTTCTGAACACTTGCTCGGTACTGACCACCTTGGTCGTGACTATGTGTCTCTGTTGATCGCTGGCCTCCGCAGTTCTCTCTATGTGGGCTTTGTGGCTGGTATCATCGCAACGACGATCGGTGTGCTTATCGGTCTGTTCGGTGGTTTCCGCGGCGGTTGGATTGACGAAGTGCTGAACATGTTCACGAACCTCTTCATCGTGATTCCGCAGTTCGTGATTCTCGTGCTCATCAGCTCTGCCGTGAAGGACGGTCGTTCCCTCACCTTGATCGGCCTCATCATCGGTCTTACCGCATGGAGCTGGTCTGCTCGTGCCGTGCGTGCCCAGGCATCTTCTCTGCGTAGCCGCGACCATATCGCACTCGCTCGCATCAATGGTGCATCCACGCTCACGATCGTGATCAAGCATGTGCTTCCGTACTTGCTCTCTTATGTGTTCATGGTGTTCATCATGCAGGTGGGTTCGGGTATTCTTTCCGAAGCTTCTATCTCCATGATCGGCCTTGGCCCTGTCGATACGACTAGCCTCGGTATCATCTTGAACCAGGCAAAGGACAACGGCGCTCTGGCCGACTCCATCTGGATTGCCTTCATTCCAGCAACCCTCGTGGTGACCCTTACGGTGTTTGCCCTTTACCTCATCAATACTTCTATGGAAGGCGTCTTTAACCCGCGTCTGCGCAAATAA
- a CDS encoding DUF4832 domain-containing protein, translated as MKKFVIWAIAAVLLHTPLFAAGLVKRNIDTTDAMATLENFDRGFYTPQVLHLKPSGGKPIENPYSKLLHLRAEISEFSSHAWLGIDTTGGKKDTTWGKNQDLTEDALNVLQETFDNIRKNSGHVIVRICYDPWYNGRSNVTPDHEWVLKHVKQLAPVLSKNTDVIVALEMGMHGAYGEMHSDTNITYDRVAEAVNLMLRNTPTELKILTRTGNYSAKVLGFDNWGVDFNIDGDKFKEIAKAKGDTMYRVGMFNDGYLGTQYDYGTWGADCATSICREEGVAWLEKYSINTPYGGEALTTAENYQVINTPEFLAYEGFRTHTSYLNIQWNNKLIDSWKKTPFKQKDFDYDPARVDSLSGFKYINDHLGYRFVLRESWMSDTVGDDGILRAKLRIQNVGFGNLTWNAPVRLAILTDLEGTGLLECPMPTYYDLPDIDSRDIHSRTISIAGGDTVMTFDGNNEIEILTKLNIRGKGRYQVFLKVGEVQFANSKRVGGGTCGDEQPAAYLGKIYYDENVKSSIPRALPAAAQKKNAPFVQRERHNAIIRDGEKRYRANGATSR; from the coding sequence ATGAAGAAGTTTGTTATTTGGGCGATTGCTGCGGTACTTTTGCATACGCCGCTTTTTGCGGCAGGTCTTGTGAAGCGGAACATTGACACGACTGATGCGATGGCGACTCTTGAAAATTTCGATCGCGGATTCTATACACCGCAGGTGTTGCACCTCAAGCCTTCGGGCGGTAAGCCGATTGAAAATCCCTATAGCAAATTGCTGCACTTGCGAGCTGAAATTTCGGAATTCAGTAGCCACGCTTGGTTAGGAATCGACACAACCGGAGGCAAGAAGGATACCACCTGGGGCAAGAACCAAGATTTGACTGAAGATGCTCTGAATGTTTTGCAGGAGACCTTTGACAATATCCGCAAGAATAGTGGACACGTGATTGTGCGTATCTGTTACGACCCGTGGTACAATGGCCGTAGCAATGTGACGCCGGATCATGAATGGGTGCTTAAGCATGTGAAACAGCTTGCGCCGGTGCTTTCGAAAAATACCGATGTAATCGTTGCTCTCGAAATGGGCATGCATGGCGCCTACGGTGAAATGCACTCTGATACGAATATCACCTATGACCGTGTGGCCGAGGCGGTAAACTTGATGCTCCGTAACACTCCCACCGAACTCAAAATTCTTACGCGCACGGGTAACTATTCGGCGAAGGTTTTGGGCTTTGACAACTGGGGTGTTGATTTTAATATCGACGGCGATAAATTCAAAGAAATCGCGAAGGCGAAGGGCGACACCATGTATCGCGTGGGAATGTTCAACGACGGCTATTTAGGAACGCAGTACGATTATGGCACTTGGGGCGCGGATTGTGCGACGTCTATCTGCCGCGAAGAAGGGGTGGCCTGGCTCGAAAAGTACAGCATCAACACGCCTTACGGCGGCGAGGCGCTTACGACAGCAGAAAATTATCAGGTCATCAATACACCAGAGTTCTTGGCATACGAAGGCTTCCGCACACATACAAGTTACCTGAACATTCAGTGGAACAACAAGCTGATTGACAGTTGGAAAAAGACCCCGTTTAAGCAGAAAGATTTTGATTACGATCCAGCGCGTGTTGATTCGCTTTCGGGTTTCAAGTACATCAATGACCACTTGGGCTATCGTTTTGTACTGCGCGAATCGTGGATGAGCGATACCGTAGGGGACGACGGAATTTTACGTGCGAAACTCCGCATTCAGAACGTGGGCTTTGGCAATTTGACATGGAACGCTCCGGTAAGGCTTGCCATTTTAACAGACCTGGAAGGTACCGGTTTGTTGGAGTGCCCTATGCCGACTTATTACGACCTGCCGGACATTGATTCCCGTGATATCCATAGCCGAACTATATCGATTGCAGGTGGCGATACTGTGATGACGTTCGACGGAAATAACGAAATTGAAATTTTGACCAAATTAAATATACGAGGCAAAGGACGTTACCAAGTGTTCTTGAAGGTGGGCGAGGTTCAATTTGCCAACAGTAAGCGTGTGGGTGGCGGAACATGTGGCGACGAGCAGCCTGCCGCCTATTTGGGCAAAATCTACTATGACGAAAATGTCAAATCATCGATTCCGCGTGCCCTCCCAGCTGCAGCACAAAAGAAAAACGCCCCCTTCGTTCAGAGGGAGCGCCACAATGCGATTATCCGCGATGGCGAAAAACGCTACCGCGCCAATGGTGCAACTAGCCGTTAA
- a CDS encoding glycogen-binding domain-containing protein: MSKGTKTVVAKAAAKKVAAKAAPKAVAEKKAPAKKAACKTAAKPAAEKKAVAAKPAAKKAAPKAAAEKKAAAKAPKKVTVVFEANCPLATTVSVAGSFNNWAVDKDMLKKDKKTGLWTGKITLDSGDYEYKFVCDGQYWDEGDNKVKHV, from the coding sequence ATGTCTAAAGGAACAAAAACTGTAGTTGCCAAGGCCGCTGCCAAGAAGGTTGCCGCTAAGGCTGCTCCGAAGGCTGTCGCCGAAAAGAAGGCCCCGGCCAAGAAGGCTGCCTGCAAGACCGCTGCAAAGCCGGCTGCAGAAAAGAAAGCTGTTGCCGCTAAGCCGGCTGCTAAGAAGGCCGCCCCGAAGGCTGCTGCTGAAAAGAAGGCCGCTGCTAAGGCTCCCAAGAAGGTGACGGTTGTGTTCGAAGCCAACTGCCCGCTGGCCACCACCGTGTCCGTTGCAGGCTCCTTCAACAACTGGGCTGTTGACAAGGACATGCTCAAGAAGGACAAGAAGACTGGTCTTTGGACTGGCAAGATCACCCTCGATTCTGGCGATTACGAATACAAGTTCGTTTGCGATGGCCAGTACTGGGACGAAGGCGACAACAAGGTCAAACACGTCTAA
- a CDS encoding ABC transporter permease, whose protein sequence is MLRYVLQKGFWYLLTFVFAVALNFALPRLGDNNPVDIIMGQAGKGLSPTEAQKKKAELLVSFGMAELDDQGNVIYEPEVDENGQMVTRKVPKLDDAGNPVLVTVKEVNEDGTPKMVDRQKVDADGKLVFEEKPVVDAKGKPVMEKKGKKKVQKIEQVAVMEQVQAERQDTVMVDEVVLKTDPKLSSAFSQFLRYIANVFKGDLGLSYQNNEPVTNVIKKSLPWTLLIQAPTILLGWIIGNLLGAFAAYKRGIFDKVFFPCAMFLNGVPYFVFGMLLVAMFSITLGWFPAMGAYSSDIPELTFSWTCIKSVAWYYILPFFSCFPILLSGQATGMRSMSIYELGTDYMKYAKWLGLREGKIISYVFRNAMLPQLTGLAQSLGAMVGGALITEMIFSYPGLGMAMLNAIQKNDYATIQGCTLMISTCVLVANYAVDVLIAVFDPRVKAGLQMGGK, encoded by the coding sequence ATGCTACGCTATGTCCTGCAGAAGGGGTTCTGGTATCTCCTGACCTTCGTTTTTGCAGTGGCATTGAACTTCGCCTTGCCGCGTCTTGGCGATAATAACCCGGTCGACATTATCATGGGTCAAGCCGGTAAGGGTCTTTCTCCGACTGAAGCTCAGAAGAAGAAAGCCGAACTCCTGGTGTCCTTCGGTATGGCCGAACTCGACGATCAGGGCAACGTGATTTATGAACCGGAAGTCGACGAAAATGGTCAGATGGTTACCCGCAAGGTTCCCAAGCTTGACGACGCTGGCAATCCGGTACTCGTGACCGTGAAGGAAGTCAACGAAGACGGTACCCCGAAGATGGTGGACCGCCAGAAGGTTGACGCCGACGGCAAGCTGGTCTTCGAAGAAAAGCCTGTGGTTGATGCCAAGGGCAAGCCCGTGATGGAAAAGAAGGGCAAGAAGAAGGTCCAGAAGATCGAACAGGTTGCTGTTATGGAACAGGTTCAGGCCGAACGTCAGGACACCGTGATGGTTGACGAAGTCGTCCTCAAGACCGACCCGAAGCTCAGCTCCGCTTTCTCTCAGTTCCTCCGTTACATTGCCAACGTGTTCAAGGGTGACCTTGGTCTCTCTTACCAGAACAACGAACCGGTGACCAACGTGATTAAGAAGTCCCTCCCGTGGACGCTCCTTATCCAGGCTCCGACTATTTTGCTCGGCTGGATTATCGGTAACTTGCTCGGTGCTTTCGCTGCTTACAAGCGCGGCATCTTTGACAAGGTATTCTTCCCCTGCGCTATGTTCTTGAACGGTGTGCCGTACTTCGTGTTCGGTATGCTTTTGGTGGCTATGTTCTCCATTACGCTCGGCTGGTTCCCGGCTATGGGTGCTTACAGCTCCGACATTCCGGAACTCACCTTCTCCTGGACTTGCATCAAGAGCGTCGCTTGGTACTACATCCTCCCGTTCTTCAGCTGCTTCCCGATTCTTCTTTCGGGTCAGGCAACGGGTATGCGTTCCATGTCGATTTATGAACTCGGTACTGACTACATGAAGTATGCCAAGTGGCTTGGTCTTCGCGAAGGCAAGATCATCAGCTACGTGTTCCGTAACGCAATGCTCCCGCAGCTCACCGGTCTTGCTCAGTCTCTGGGTGCCATGGTGGGTGGCGCACTCATTACCGAAATGATCTTCTCTTATCCGGGCCTCGGTATGGCTATGCTTAACGCCATCCAGAAGAACGACTACGCAACGATTCAGGGTTGTACGCTCATGATTTCGACCTGCGTGCTCGTCGCCAACTACGCCGTTGACGTGCTCATCGCCGTGTTCGATCCGCGCGTGAAGGCCGGTCTCCAAATGGGAGGTAAGTAA
- a CDS encoding dipeptide/oligopeptide/nickel ABC transporter ATP-binding protein: MLSDKPIVFSAKRISKDFGAGKTLKTAVKDVSFDIYDEEFISIVGGSGCGKSVLAKIMLGLYKPTRGQFLYRDKPIKNLKAHWNEVQSVFQDPFGCFNQFFTIRSQLEDALNILKDKPSKEEVRRRVDEGLMAVNVKPEDIEGKYPFELSGGQMQRMLLARIFALRPKVLIADEATSMVDACVRANILDYLRKLKDELKMTVVFVTHDIGLANYVSDRIFIMHDGKIVNQGTPAEVLDNTNEPHTLKLLDDIPEVHKTEWIKNSHRSKKG; encoded by the coding sequence ATGCTGTCTGATAAACCCATTGTATTTTCCGCTAAGCGCATCAGCAAGGACTTTGGTGCCGGTAAGACCCTGAAGACCGCCGTGAAGGACGTGTCCTTCGACATTTATGACGAAGAATTCATCTCGATCGTGGGTGGTTCGGGTTGCGGTAAGTCCGTGCTCGCAAAGATCATGCTCGGTCTTTACAAGCCGACTCGTGGCCAGTTCCTGTATCGCGACAAGCCCATCAAGAACCTGAAGGCTCACTGGAACGAAGTGCAGTCCGTATTCCAGGATCCGTTCGGCTGCTTCAACCAGTTCTTTACGATTCGTAGCCAGCTGGAAGACGCCCTGAACATCCTCAAGGACAAGCCCTCCAAGGAAGAAGTCCGCCGCCGCGTGGACGAAGGCCTGATGGCTGTGAACGTGAAGCCCGAAGACATCGAAGGCAAGTATCCGTTCGAACTTTCCGGTGGTCAGATGCAGCGTATGCTTTTGGCTCGTATCTTCGCGCTCCGTCCGAAGGTCTTGATTGCTGACGAAGCCACCTCCATGGTGGACGCCTGCGTGCGTGCAAACATCCTCGATTACCTCCGCAAGTTGAAAGACGAGCTGAAGATGACCGTGGTGTTCGTGACCCACGATATCGGTCTTGCAAACTACGTTTCTGACCGTATCTTCATTATGCACGACGGTAAGATTGTGAACCAGGGTACTCCTGCTGAAGTGCTCGACAACACGAATGAACCGCACACGCTCAAGCTGCTCGACGATATCCCGGAAGTCCACAAGACCGAATGGATCAAGAACAGCCACAGAAGCAAGAAGGGCTAA